Proteins encoded together in one Lutra lutra chromosome 4, mLutLut1.2, whole genome shotgun sequence window:
- the MFN2 gene encoding mitofusin-2 isoform X2 yields the protein MPAFTQHLELVESAQSVANLNLRDRTEENSDSFRLFDSSHAHDAQPVKVSHHPKTSPLFQLCQQTIRGPILFSLLGVAVHKTGAMSLLFSRCNSIVTVKKDKRHMAEVNASPLKHFVTAKKKINGIFEQLGAYIQESATFLEDTHRNAELDPVTTEEQVLDVKGYLSKVRGISEVLARRHMKVAFFGRTSNGKSTVINAMLWDKVLPSGIGHTTNCFLRVEGTDGHEAFLLTEGSEEKRSVKTVNQLAHALHQDEQLHAGSLVSVMWPNSKCPLLKDDLVLMDSPGIDVTTELDSWIDKFCLDADVFVLVANSESTLMQTEKQFFHKVSERLSRPNIFILNNRWDASASEPEYMEEVRRQHMERCTSFLVDELGVVDRGQAGDRIFFVSAKEVLNARIQKAQGMPEGGGALAEGFQVRMFEFQNFERRFEECISQSAVKTKFEQHTVRAKQIAEAVRLIMDSLHIAAQEQRVYCLEMREEQQERLRFVDKQLELLAQDYKLRIKQITEEVERQVSTAMAEEIRRLSVLVDEYQMDFHPSPVVLKVYKNELHRHIEEGLGRNMSDRCSAAVSSSLQATRQDMIDGLKPLLPPSVRSQIDVLVPRQCFSLSYDLNCDKLCADFQEDIEFHFSLGWTMLVNRFLGPKNSRRALMGYNDQVQRPVPLTPANPSMPPLPQGSLTQEELMVSMVTGLASLTSRTSMGILVVGGVVWKAVGWRLIALSFGLYGLLYVYERLTWTTKAKERAFKRQFVEYASEKLQLVISYTGSNCSHQVQQELSGTFAHLCQQVDVTREDLEQEITAMNEKIEVLDSLQSKAKLLRNKAGWLDSELNMFTHQYLQPSR from the exons ATGCCAGCATTTACTCAGCAC TTGGAATTGGTGGAGTCAGCACAATCAGTAGCCAACCTCAATCTGAGAGACAGGACAGAGGAGAACTCAGATTCTTTTCGTCTTTTTGACTCCAGCCATGCCCATGATGCCCAGCCTGTGAAGGTCTCTCACCATCCAAAAA CTTCTCCTCTGTTCCAGTTGTGCCAGCAGACGATCCGCGgacctattttattttccctgctAGGAGTTGCTGTGCATAAAACTGG CGCGATGTCCCTGCTTTTCTCTCGGTGCAACTCTATCGTCACAGTCAAGAAGGACAAGAGACACATGGCTGAGGTGAATGCTTCCCCACTCAAGCACTTTGTCACTGCCAAGAAGAAGATCAATGGCATTTTTGAGCAACTGGGGGCCTACATCCAGGAGAGCGCCACCTTCCTCGAAG ACACTCACAGGAACGCAGAACTGGACCCAGTTACGACAGAAGAACAGGTTCTGGATGTCAAGGGCTACCTGTCCAAAGTGAGGGGCATCAGCGAGGTGCTGGCCCGACGGCACATGAAAGTGGCTTTTTTTGGCCG GACGAGCAACGGCAAGAGCACGGTGATCAATGCCATGCTCTGGGACAAAGTCCTGCCCTCTGGGATCGGCCACACCACCAACTGCTTTCTGCGGGTCGAGGGCACAGACGGTCACGAGGCCTTCCTCCTCACAGAGGGCTCGGAGGAGAAGCGCAGCGTCAAG ACTGTGAACCAGCTGGCCCATGCCCTTCACCAGGACGAGCAGCTGCACGCTGGCAGCCTGGTGAGTGTGATGTGGCCCAACTCGAAGTGTCCGCTCCTGAAGGATGACCTCGTGCTCATGGACAG CCCTGGCATCGATGTCACCACAGAGCTGGACAGCTGGATTGACAAGTTTTGCCTGGACGCTGACGTGTTTGTGCTCGTGGCCAACTCTGAGTCTACCCTGATGCAGACG GAGAAGCAGTTCTTCCACAAGGTGAGCGAGCGCCTTTCCCGCCCGAACATCTTCATCCTGAACAACCGCTGGGACGCGTCTGCCTCGGAGCCCGAGTACATGGAAGAG GTGCGGCGGCAGCACATGGAGCGTTGTACCAGCTTCCTGGTGGACGAGCTGGGCGTGGTGGATCGAGGCCAGGCTGGAGACCGCATCTTCTTTGTGTCTGCCAAGGAGGTGCTCAATGCCAGGATCCAGAAGGCCCAGGGCATGCCTGAAGGAG GGGGCGCTCTCGCAGAAGGCTTTCAAGTGAGGATGTTCGAGTTTCAGAATTTTGAAAGGAGATTTGAG GAGTGCATCTCCCAATCCGCGGTGAAGACCAAATTTGAGCAGCACACGGTCCGGGCCAAGCAGATCGCAGAGGCCGTGCGCCTCATCATGGATTCTCTGCACATCGCGGCACAGGAGCAGCG GGTTTACTGCCTGGAGATgcgggaggagcagcaggagcgGCTGAGGTTTGTTGACAAGCAGCTGGAGCTCCTGGCGCAGGACTACAAGCTGCGGATTAAGCAGATCACGGAGGAGGTCGAGAGACAG GTGTCCACCGCGATGGCGGAGGAGATCAGGCGCCTCTCTGTGCTGGTGGACGAGTACCAGATGGATTTCCACCCTTCCCCGGTGGTCCTCAAGGTCTACAAGAAC GAACTGCACCGCCACATCGAGGAGGGACTGGGCCGGAACATGTCCGACCGCTGCTCCGCGGCTGTCAGCAGCTCTCTGCAGGCCACGCGGCAGGACATGATAG ATGGTTTGAAACCCCTCCTGCCTCCGTCTGTGCGGAGTCAGATAGACGTGCTCGTCCCTCGGCAGTGCTTCTCCCTCAGCTACGACCTGAACTGTGACAAGCTGTGTGCGGACTTTCAGGAGGACATCGAGTTCCACTTCTCTCTCGGGTGGACCATGCTGGTGAACAGGTTCCTGGGCCCCAAGAACAGCCGCCGGGCCCTAATGGGCTACAACGACCAG GTGCAGCGCCCGGTCCCTCTGACGCCAGCCAACCCCAGCATGCCCCCGCTGCCGCAGGGCTCCCTCACCCAAGAAGAGCTCATGGTTTCCATGGTCACTGGCCTGGCCTCCTTGACGTCCAGGACCTCCATGGGCATTCTCGTAGTTGGAGGCGTG GTGTGGAAGGCGGTGGGCTGGCGGCTCATCGCCCTCTCCTTTGGACTCTATGGCCTCCTGTATGTCTACGAGCGCCTGACGTGGACCACCAAGGCCAAGGAGAGGGCCTTCAAGCGCCAGTTTGTAGAGTACGCCAGCGAGAAGCTACAGCTTGTCATCAGCTACACTGGCTCCAACTGCAGCCACCAAGTCCAACA GGAGCTGTCTGGGACCTTTGCTCACCTGTGCCAGCAAGTCGACGTCACCCGGGAGGACCTGGAGCAGGAAATCACTGCCATGAACGAGAAGATTGAGGTTCTCGACTCGCTTCAGAGCAAAGCAAAACTGCTCAG
- the MFN2 gene encoding mitofusin-2 isoform X1, whose amino-acid sequence MPAFTQHLELVESAQSVANLNLRDRTEENSDSFRLFDSSHAHDAQPVKVSHHPKTSPLFQLCQQTIRGPILFSLLGVAVHKTGAMSLLFSRCNSIVTVKKDKRHMAEVNASPLKHFVTAKKKINGIFEQLGAYIQESATFLEDTHRNAELDPVTTEEQVLDVKGYLSKVRGISEVLARRHMKVAFFGRTSNGKSTVINAMLWDKVLPSGIGHTTNCFLRVEGTDGHEAFLLTEGSEEKRSVKTVNQLAHALHQDEQLHAGSLVSVMWPNSKCPLLKDDLVLMDSPGIDVTTELDSWIDKFCLDADVFVLVANSESTLMQTEKQFFHKVSERLSRPNIFILNNRWDASASEPEYMEEVRRQHMERCTSFLVDELGVVDRGQAGDRIFFVSAKEVLNARIQKAQGMPEGGDKGTGGALAEGFQVRMFEFQNFERRFEECISQSAVKTKFEQHTVRAKQIAEAVRLIMDSLHIAAQEQRVYCLEMREEQQERLRFVDKQLELLAQDYKLRIKQITEEVERQVSTAMAEEIRRLSVLVDEYQMDFHPSPVVLKVYKNELHRHIEEGLGRNMSDRCSAAVSSSLQATRQDMIDGLKPLLPPSVRSQIDVLVPRQCFSLSYDLNCDKLCADFQEDIEFHFSLGWTMLVNRFLGPKNSRRALMGYNDQVQRPVPLTPANPSMPPLPQGSLTQEELMVSMVTGLASLTSRTSMGILVVGGVVWKAVGWRLIALSFGLYGLLYVYERLTWTTKAKERAFKRQFVEYASEKLQLVISYTGSNCSHQVQQELSGTFAHLCQQVDVTREDLEQEITAMNEKIEVLDSLQSKAKLLRNKAGWLDSELNMFTHQYLQPSR is encoded by the exons ATGCCAGCATTTACTCAGCAC TTGGAATTGGTGGAGTCAGCACAATCAGTAGCCAACCTCAATCTGAGAGACAGGACAGAGGAGAACTCAGATTCTTTTCGTCTTTTTGACTCCAGCCATGCCCATGATGCCCAGCCTGTGAAGGTCTCTCACCATCCAAAAA CTTCTCCTCTGTTCCAGTTGTGCCAGCAGACGATCCGCGgacctattttattttccctgctAGGAGTTGCTGTGCATAAAACTGG CGCGATGTCCCTGCTTTTCTCTCGGTGCAACTCTATCGTCACAGTCAAGAAGGACAAGAGACACATGGCTGAGGTGAATGCTTCCCCACTCAAGCACTTTGTCACTGCCAAGAAGAAGATCAATGGCATTTTTGAGCAACTGGGGGCCTACATCCAGGAGAGCGCCACCTTCCTCGAAG ACACTCACAGGAACGCAGAACTGGACCCAGTTACGACAGAAGAACAGGTTCTGGATGTCAAGGGCTACCTGTCCAAAGTGAGGGGCATCAGCGAGGTGCTGGCCCGACGGCACATGAAAGTGGCTTTTTTTGGCCG GACGAGCAACGGCAAGAGCACGGTGATCAATGCCATGCTCTGGGACAAAGTCCTGCCCTCTGGGATCGGCCACACCACCAACTGCTTTCTGCGGGTCGAGGGCACAGACGGTCACGAGGCCTTCCTCCTCACAGAGGGCTCGGAGGAGAAGCGCAGCGTCAAG ACTGTGAACCAGCTGGCCCATGCCCTTCACCAGGACGAGCAGCTGCACGCTGGCAGCCTGGTGAGTGTGATGTGGCCCAACTCGAAGTGTCCGCTCCTGAAGGATGACCTCGTGCTCATGGACAG CCCTGGCATCGATGTCACCACAGAGCTGGACAGCTGGATTGACAAGTTTTGCCTGGACGCTGACGTGTTTGTGCTCGTGGCCAACTCTGAGTCTACCCTGATGCAGACG GAGAAGCAGTTCTTCCACAAGGTGAGCGAGCGCCTTTCCCGCCCGAACATCTTCATCCTGAACAACCGCTGGGACGCGTCTGCCTCGGAGCCCGAGTACATGGAAGAG GTGCGGCGGCAGCACATGGAGCGTTGTACCAGCTTCCTGGTGGACGAGCTGGGCGTGGTGGATCGAGGCCAGGCTGGAGACCGCATCTTCTTTGTGTCTGCCAAGGAGGTGCTCAATGCCAGGATCCAGAAGGCCCAGGGCATGCCTGAAGGAGGTGACAAGGGAACag GGGGCGCTCTCGCAGAAGGCTTTCAAGTGAGGATGTTCGAGTTTCAGAATTTTGAAAGGAGATTTGAG GAGTGCATCTCCCAATCCGCGGTGAAGACCAAATTTGAGCAGCACACGGTCCGGGCCAAGCAGATCGCAGAGGCCGTGCGCCTCATCATGGATTCTCTGCACATCGCGGCACAGGAGCAGCG GGTTTACTGCCTGGAGATgcgggaggagcagcaggagcgGCTGAGGTTTGTTGACAAGCAGCTGGAGCTCCTGGCGCAGGACTACAAGCTGCGGATTAAGCAGATCACGGAGGAGGTCGAGAGACAG GTGTCCACCGCGATGGCGGAGGAGATCAGGCGCCTCTCTGTGCTGGTGGACGAGTACCAGATGGATTTCCACCCTTCCCCGGTGGTCCTCAAGGTCTACAAGAAC GAACTGCACCGCCACATCGAGGAGGGACTGGGCCGGAACATGTCCGACCGCTGCTCCGCGGCTGTCAGCAGCTCTCTGCAGGCCACGCGGCAGGACATGATAG ATGGTTTGAAACCCCTCCTGCCTCCGTCTGTGCGGAGTCAGATAGACGTGCTCGTCCCTCGGCAGTGCTTCTCCCTCAGCTACGACCTGAACTGTGACAAGCTGTGTGCGGACTTTCAGGAGGACATCGAGTTCCACTTCTCTCTCGGGTGGACCATGCTGGTGAACAGGTTCCTGGGCCCCAAGAACAGCCGCCGGGCCCTAATGGGCTACAACGACCAG GTGCAGCGCCCGGTCCCTCTGACGCCAGCCAACCCCAGCATGCCCCCGCTGCCGCAGGGCTCCCTCACCCAAGAAGAGCTCATGGTTTCCATGGTCACTGGCCTGGCCTCCTTGACGTCCAGGACCTCCATGGGCATTCTCGTAGTTGGAGGCGTG GTGTGGAAGGCGGTGGGCTGGCGGCTCATCGCCCTCTCCTTTGGACTCTATGGCCTCCTGTATGTCTACGAGCGCCTGACGTGGACCACCAAGGCCAAGGAGAGGGCCTTCAAGCGCCAGTTTGTAGAGTACGCCAGCGAGAAGCTACAGCTTGTCATCAGCTACACTGGCTCCAACTGCAGCCACCAAGTCCAACA GGAGCTGTCTGGGACCTTTGCTCACCTGTGCCAGCAAGTCGACGTCACCCGGGAGGACCTGGAGCAGGAAATCACTGCCATGAACGAGAAGATTGAGGTTCTCGACTCGCTTCAGAGCAAAGCAAAACTGCTCAG
- the MFN2 gene encoding mitofusin-2 isoform X3: protein MSLLFSRCNSIVTVKKDKRHMAEVNASPLKHFVTAKKKINGIFEQLGAYIQESATFLEDTHRNAELDPVTTEEQVLDVKGYLSKVRGISEVLARRHMKVAFFGRTSNGKSTVINAMLWDKVLPSGIGHTTNCFLRVEGTDGHEAFLLTEGSEEKRSVKTVNQLAHALHQDEQLHAGSLVSVMWPNSKCPLLKDDLVLMDSPGIDVTTELDSWIDKFCLDADVFVLVANSESTLMQTEKQFFHKVSERLSRPNIFILNNRWDASASEPEYMEEVRRQHMERCTSFLVDELGVVDRGQAGDRIFFVSAKEVLNARIQKAQGMPEGGDKGTGGALAEGFQVRMFEFQNFERRFEECISQSAVKTKFEQHTVRAKQIAEAVRLIMDSLHIAAQEQRVYCLEMREEQQERLRFVDKQLELLAQDYKLRIKQITEEVERQVSTAMAEEIRRLSVLVDEYQMDFHPSPVVLKVYKNELHRHIEEGLGRNMSDRCSAAVSSSLQATRQDMIDGLKPLLPPSVRSQIDVLVPRQCFSLSYDLNCDKLCADFQEDIEFHFSLGWTMLVNRFLGPKNSRRALMGYNDQVQRPVPLTPANPSMPPLPQGSLTQEELMVSMVTGLASLTSRTSMGILVVGGVVWKAVGWRLIALSFGLYGLLYVYERLTWTTKAKERAFKRQFVEYASEKLQLVISYTGSNCSHQVQQELSGTFAHLCQQVDVTREDLEQEITAMNEKIEVLDSLQSKAKLLRNKAGWLDSELNMFTHQYLQPSR, encoded by the exons ATGTCCCTGCTTTTCTCTCGGTGCAACTCTATCGTCACAGTCAAGAAGGACAAGAGACACATGGCTGAGGTGAATGCTTCCCCACTCAAGCACTTTGTCACTGCCAAGAAGAAGATCAATGGCATTTTTGAGCAACTGGGGGCCTACATCCAGGAGAGCGCCACCTTCCTCGAAG ACACTCACAGGAACGCAGAACTGGACCCAGTTACGACAGAAGAACAGGTTCTGGATGTCAAGGGCTACCTGTCCAAAGTGAGGGGCATCAGCGAGGTGCTGGCCCGACGGCACATGAAAGTGGCTTTTTTTGGCCG GACGAGCAACGGCAAGAGCACGGTGATCAATGCCATGCTCTGGGACAAAGTCCTGCCCTCTGGGATCGGCCACACCACCAACTGCTTTCTGCGGGTCGAGGGCACAGACGGTCACGAGGCCTTCCTCCTCACAGAGGGCTCGGAGGAGAAGCGCAGCGTCAAG ACTGTGAACCAGCTGGCCCATGCCCTTCACCAGGACGAGCAGCTGCACGCTGGCAGCCTGGTGAGTGTGATGTGGCCCAACTCGAAGTGTCCGCTCCTGAAGGATGACCTCGTGCTCATGGACAG CCCTGGCATCGATGTCACCACAGAGCTGGACAGCTGGATTGACAAGTTTTGCCTGGACGCTGACGTGTTTGTGCTCGTGGCCAACTCTGAGTCTACCCTGATGCAGACG GAGAAGCAGTTCTTCCACAAGGTGAGCGAGCGCCTTTCCCGCCCGAACATCTTCATCCTGAACAACCGCTGGGACGCGTCTGCCTCGGAGCCCGAGTACATGGAAGAG GTGCGGCGGCAGCACATGGAGCGTTGTACCAGCTTCCTGGTGGACGAGCTGGGCGTGGTGGATCGAGGCCAGGCTGGAGACCGCATCTTCTTTGTGTCTGCCAAGGAGGTGCTCAATGCCAGGATCCAGAAGGCCCAGGGCATGCCTGAAGGAGGTGACAAGGGAACag GGGGCGCTCTCGCAGAAGGCTTTCAAGTGAGGATGTTCGAGTTTCAGAATTTTGAAAGGAGATTTGAG GAGTGCATCTCCCAATCCGCGGTGAAGACCAAATTTGAGCAGCACACGGTCCGGGCCAAGCAGATCGCAGAGGCCGTGCGCCTCATCATGGATTCTCTGCACATCGCGGCACAGGAGCAGCG GGTTTACTGCCTGGAGATgcgggaggagcagcaggagcgGCTGAGGTTTGTTGACAAGCAGCTGGAGCTCCTGGCGCAGGACTACAAGCTGCGGATTAAGCAGATCACGGAGGAGGTCGAGAGACAG GTGTCCACCGCGATGGCGGAGGAGATCAGGCGCCTCTCTGTGCTGGTGGACGAGTACCAGATGGATTTCCACCCTTCCCCGGTGGTCCTCAAGGTCTACAAGAAC GAACTGCACCGCCACATCGAGGAGGGACTGGGCCGGAACATGTCCGACCGCTGCTCCGCGGCTGTCAGCAGCTCTCTGCAGGCCACGCGGCAGGACATGATAG ATGGTTTGAAACCCCTCCTGCCTCCGTCTGTGCGGAGTCAGATAGACGTGCTCGTCCCTCGGCAGTGCTTCTCCCTCAGCTACGACCTGAACTGTGACAAGCTGTGTGCGGACTTTCAGGAGGACATCGAGTTCCACTTCTCTCTCGGGTGGACCATGCTGGTGAACAGGTTCCTGGGCCCCAAGAACAGCCGCCGGGCCCTAATGGGCTACAACGACCAG GTGCAGCGCCCGGTCCCTCTGACGCCAGCCAACCCCAGCATGCCCCCGCTGCCGCAGGGCTCCCTCACCCAAGAAGAGCTCATGGTTTCCATGGTCACTGGCCTGGCCTCCTTGACGTCCAGGACCTCCATGGGCATTCTCGTAGTTGGAGGCGTG GTGTGGAAGGCGGTGGGCTGGCGGCTCATCGCCCTCTCCTTTGGACTCTATGGCCTCCTGTATGTCTACGAGCGCCTGACGTGGACCACCAAGGCCAAGGAGAGGGCCTTCAAGCGCCAGTTTGTAGAGTACGCCAGCGAGAAGCTACAGCTTGTCATCAGCTACACTGGCTCCAACTGCAGCCACCAAGTCCAACA GGAGCTGTCTGGGACCTTTGCTCACCTGTGCCAGCAAGTCGACGTCACCCGGGAGGACCTGGAGCAGGAAATCACTGCCATGAACGAGAAGATTGAGGTTCTCGACTCGCTTCAGAGCAAAGCAAAACTGCTCAG